The sequence TCTATTTGTAATTGAGGTTACACAATTTTACGGTCTTGTCCTTGTTACCTTAAACGTTCTtgcaaaaaagtaaaagaactCAATTCCATTGTCTTAGATTATCCTTACATTAAAAGTTCTTGCAAAAACAGTAAAAGAACTCAATTCCATTGACTTAAGAGTATCCTAAAATTCCAAATACTATTCCAGATTCATTTTGGATTCCTTGGTGTTCGATTTCACGCACATTTTCAAATACTAGCTTTCAGTAAttccaatttctttttgtttctaatcCAAGTGAAgatacaaatgaaataattaattggtcCTTAACATACTGTTACAGAGGCACAACAGGTCAGCTGAATGTTTATACCACACatgtaaatataatgtaaATCAATATACCTAATCTGCGCAGGAGATCCCCCAGAGGTGGCATTGAAGATTGCCCATGCAGCCTCTTTCTTTATCTCAAACTCTGCATGTTCAAGAAGTTGCACCAAAGGAGGAATGATATCCGCCTGAATAACAGCCTGTCCAAGGTAATTCAACAGACAGCTGAGTAAGAAGACGATAACAATAACATGTAACAGGCAAACAAAGCAATCTCGGAAATCCCTATCCAAAAGAAAACGCCAAAATGCTTGAAGCATTTTCTACATTCCTTCTCTCCTAATTTTATGGAGCTCAGTTCTCATGTGGATTGCTTAGTCTGGACAGTATCTCGTTCTTAACGTATCAAGCACTGATCAACCATGTAACCACCTAAACGTATTGAACTGAAGCTTTTTATAAGTTGCAGCttattgcaatttaccttcatggataaaataaaaaaagttcataTCTTTacaattatgataattaagtAAACTGGAAATCTCAGTCAAccaaaagtttgtttcttttctcagGCAGGGGGGCCATAAAGAACCATTAGCATGTCTGTTAAGCCTAGACACAAGACTTATAATTAACAGTTTTCAGGAGCTACATGAATCCCCAATCCACTCTAACTATTAAGACAACCTACAAATTTAACCACAGAGATCCCACTCTTTCGAGTTACTTCATTTCTTTAGATATTAGGTCAGCCTCTTTTTACAACGACTAATCCCATTACTTCTTCTGCCAACTGTATCTTGCTCTCTTCCATTATGCATGGAACATGCAAATCTTTTTGCAGTTACTACAAATTGATAATACCTTGAGAATATCTTTTCACTTGCTTTCTCTCCTCCTGTTCTACCATAAATTCATCTTGAATTCTCACctcaacaattatattaaccAAGATGTTACTTCTATATATCCCAACATTTGGTCCATATACTGATGCAGGCCTAGTAGACATCCTGGCAAATTCACTCAAACATTATAGGGAATTTGTTACTCACATACAAAACCCAgtgaatcaaaatataaagtacAGATTAGTACTTCCCATCCATTTGTGATCAATTGCAACGAACacccaaaatatttgatggaaATGTACTGAAATGTACCAAATTGTTTCCAAGGAACTGATTCTTATAAGATGtcaaaacaagaaagagaaagcAGACAAGTACCTGAATTTGAGCTCTATTCCCAGCAGTGATATTAGAAATTGTCCAACAAGCTTCTTTTTTAATGCTTTTCTTATGATTTTGAGTGAGAAGTTGTTGGAGACATGGGAGAACTTGGTTGTCTATCACAAACTGACACAAACAAATAAACGGTGTCAACATTTTGAAAAGCTGAAGCAGGAaagaagaaatggaaaatgagGATATGTATTGCTCTCCACAGTTCCATCTGAAAATGGTGATTCTCACCAATCATCTCATGagtaaaaatgtaaaatagcAAGTCATGTTTATAAATCAGAACTAACAAACTTAGACATTCTCAATAGCTTCATTACAGTTTGTCAATACTTCCCAGGACTTCATTGCATAAAGAGCCAAGAAGAAAGCAGCATGTATCTCAGATTCAATTCAAGATATGGTGTCCCTGCACGTAATTTTACCAGACTTTGCccctataaaatttaaattaagtttatgtCCCAAATACATCAAAGGAAAATCGAAACGGAAAACTCCAGGAAAGCTCGAAAGAAAATCCCTAAACTTGTCAGTTTCTGACCAGATCCCCTGAACAGAGAACCAATGGAGGGCCAACAGAATAATAAATAGAGAACAATTAGCAGATGAATGCTGACAGAATGATTAGCGGAAGGAAACAATCTAGAAATAACATATGCGATGGTGTACCCATATACCTGTGTCTGAGCATCATCGCCAGTGACAATATTCCCCACTGTCCGAAGAGCAGGTACGAGAACGGTAGGAGATGGATGGCTTCATGAGAACATAATGCTTTTAGCCCATACAATGATACGTTAAATAAGATGATACATTTAGACAATAGTTTTTCTACAGATTGGGCATAGGAAACAAACCCCAACCAAATTTGGAGAAAGAAATATGACAAACAAGCAggtttcaaattatattagtgTGTATGGGAACATACAGCAGAAGCTCCACAAGTCGTTGACAGACACCTGCCTCAATCACGGCTTGAATTTTGTCATTTGTTCCATCGGAAAGATAAGAAAGAGCCCAGCAGGCATCAGTCAAAACCTCCTCATCATTCAAATGGATGAGTTGCCGAAGAACAGGCAATGCAGGTCTCACCTGATAAAGTGCACAAGGAgacaaaaaatgattattacCAGACTGATTTTCCCAATCTCAGCAGATTCAGAACAGGATAAATACCATTAAGTTTGTCTGACATCTCAACATCAATATTACTAAGAAAACTAGATATAATATTCCATGTTGGTGATCCACACCTGCTCAAAAGGAGTGGGTGGCTTCCCGCGGCAGAAATTAGATAAGGTCCATGTAGCATTTCTCAGCATCGAGAGCTTTGAATTATCATTTAACTGACTTAGCAGTGGCACAAGAGCACCATGTCCAAGGACAAGATCCCTACAACTTGGAGAATCACCAGCAACATTACCAAGAGCCCAAACTGCCTGCTTAGCAGATAGCATTTAAGGCAGATTTATTAGCACTTAGCTATAACTATGACAGAAACAAGGAGGCTGTTAGTTAAGAGCTATTTGCAACTTCAACATTTGGGATGACACAACATAATGTTGCagacaaaatatatgaaaaaagatCTCGCAGCAAGGAACGAAAAAATACCTGCTCACGAACATCATCGCTGGCAGAACTAAGAAGTTGCACAAACTTAGGAACGGCACCATGCTCAATTACAACTCGCGTATGTTCAGATGTCCCTGAAGCAACATTCGTCAAAGCCCATGCAGCTTCAAACTACAACCAAAAATACCAggttttatgatttatttgtacAAGATACGCAAAGAAATATCCACATGGAAACTTACTTGCAGCTGAGGCAGATCATGCCTTCCAAGGAACTCAACAAAGCGAGGGATGACCCCAGCTTTAATCACCTCATCAATTGGAGGACTTCGTTCTGCAAAGTTAAGAAGTTGGgaaatatatgatatgaagGGATACTCTCCGGAAGAAAGGAATTTGAAGCTTTTGGTGTAAACATTACCAATTGATAAAAGCTTCCTGAACTGGGTGGTTGCCTCCACCTGAGCACTAGGATCATTGGACCATACTCCTTGTACCATCAAAGGAATACTTTCTAACTGTTGGAAGAAATTTACTGTGACCACCATATATAACGAGATGACATCCATTGCAAGTACATTCCTCATTTGAATCAAGTAATGCTAGCTGCCCTTGATTTGGATCAAAGGTGCAAAGAGTTTCACTGATCCGACAGTATTTTATACCACATGCACTTTAAACTATTTGCCCCTTCCTACCATCCCATTCCAACCACCCAGTCCCATAACAACCGGAAAAACAACCATAGAGTTTATTGGGatcaaacaagaagaaaaccTCACAATGAACTGAAATCAATCACCAAAAGTTCAACTGATCCCACCAGCATTTAGTTAACTTCTCTCACATAACTCGTATGAAGAGTCATCCAGCAATCAAATAGGGTAAACCTTCAACTAGAATCCAAAGATATCTAGAACACAAGATTTAACATCTTCAGGCACCAATTGCTTATTCATTCACTTATTGAATTGTTCTACATTAACTAAATCACAGTCCAGAATCCAGATTCAATGTCATTCAAGAAAAGCACGCGTAAGGCTTTCATTCTTCTACATTATTGTAACAGCCAACTTGATCCCTATCGAAACCCATCAAATAGCCAACTTGATCCCTACCATAACCCATCTAACGATCAACTTGATGCTATCAGAACCCATCTACCCAACAAATTCACTCAAACGACCCCCAAATACAGATCATGGTTTTCCTAATAAACTAATAACTAAAAAGCATTATCCTAAACAGAATCAGTCAACTCTTCCACTCTCAATCTGAAGTCGGTaacagaaaaaagagaagatcACTGTATAACATATCAATTCGCAACCAATCGCCACTATTTTGTGGacaaacagaaaagaaattgtAGGAGCACATCTACCTTTTTCTCAATGGCGGCAGAGGATTGAACTGGATCGAGAGGAAAGAGCTGCGGCTGCAGAGGAAAGCTGCCACTGAGAAGACCCTCGCGCCGCTTCTTGAGGAGATTATCCTCGCGCTTATTCTTCCTGATCTCTACCAAATTATCCTCCCTCCGCCGCCGCGCCTCCTCAGCGTCGACACCAATCTTGTAGCTCTTCTTCCGCACATCCGTCCTGCTGCTCGGCCGCAGAGACATGTTTCACGGAACTGCGGTCTAAT comes from Sesamum indicum cultivar Zhongzhi No. 13 linkage group LG10, S_indicum_v1.0, whole genome shotgun sequence and encodes:
- the LOC105172441 gene encoding importin subunit alpha-4, yielding MSLRPSSRTDVRKKSYKIGVDAEEARRRREDNLVEIRKNKREDNLLKKRREGLLSGSFPLQPQLFPLDPVQSSAAIEKKLESIPLMVQGVWSNDPSAQVEATTQFRKLLSIERSPPIDEVIKAGVIPRFVEFLGRHDLPQLQFEAAWALTNVASGTSEHTRVVIEHGAVPKFVQLLSSASDDVREQAVWALGNVAGDSPSCRDLVLGHGALVPLLSQLNDNSKLSMLRNATWTLSNFCRGKPPTPFEQVRPALPVLRQLIHLNDEEVLTDACWALSYLSDGTNDKIQAVIEAGVCQRLVELLLHPSPTVLVPALRTVGNIVTGDDAQTQFVIDNQVLPCLQQLLTQNHKKSIKKEACWTISNITAGNRAQIQAVIQADIIPPLVQLLEHAEFEIKKEAAWAIFNATSGGSPAQIRLLASHGCIKPLCDLLICPDPRIVTVCLEGLENILKVGEIDKENGMNGGINIYAQMIDYCEGLDKLENLQSHDNNEIYDKAVKILEKYWVEEDEDQNLADGVDGNHQGFSFGNNKANVPAGGFNFG